One region of Podospora bellae-mahoneyi strain CBS 112042 chromosome 1 map unlocalized CBS112042p_1.2, whole genome shotgun sequence genomic DNA includes:
- a CDS encoding uncharacterized protein (EggNog:ENOG503P2IZ), with protein sequence MGSAPAVYAHTAEHEDDPYGEQDGYIKATDFSLPYYSEFSRIYAQTVSQGLLRHVNCGYLSTEGIAPTLLALKQHAQSLCILIQQLNPTTGISEIGDGSLHRAGAGSTDKSDPLTLKANLNDAFDFLSDLSTPYTNDDANHQIPLTAILNEVRARDELKGVSYHCPFADAPKPRNPGENLKPYATHQNLVLHANACLERLDHEFSTTGGLLSILPTDQEGGENLNHARNTLLGQWLAYTQHLVGRMHELERSYNNALDALAGEALIPSQYLSVVGPTGASEGRSIVYPQDKYVLVNAGDDIFQYLHSILDKQETLLQAQDTINKSNGAVGEVAIVSSEGTELYTQGIVYVDIPSRFYRLAGQGRNTLFVIPAHDVHPATAHTRLLESQPTVVQAIAPTDPARVTVLEKRYTERIAKAEQDAIDVHRLEAENEKMERELKTFIAEHKRLVKVRDELMSTVDAKDRVKINKLFKNQENIEQLKDQLKNARDQANKSKEEAQKARADVAAAKAEAEKYKQTCFAWDEYVKSLSTQKPADDQEDTIVDMSATLIGQDDSQLEKEKEGDGGIL encoded by the coding sequence ATGGGATCCGCACCGGCAGTCTACGCCCATACGGCAGAGCACGAGGACGACCCCTATGGAGAACAAGACGGCTACATCAAGGCTACCGATTTTTCCCTGCCTTACTACTCCGAGTTCTCGCGAATCTATGCGCAGACGGTCAGTCAGGGTCTGCTCCGTCACGTCAACTGTGGTTATCTGTCCACCGAGGGAATTGCTCCAACACTTCTCGCCCTCAAGCAGCATGCTCAGTCACTGtgcatcctcatccagcaaCTGAACCCGACAACTGGCATCTCCGAGATTGGAGACGGCAGCCTCCACAGGGCCGGAGCTGGCAGCACCGACAAGAGTGATCCTCTTACCCTCAAAGCCAATCTCAATGACGCGTTTGACTTTCTCTCCGACTTGAGCACCCCCTACACCAACGACGATGCGAATCATCAGATTCCCCTGACGGCCATTTTGAACGAGGTGCGCGCCCGCGATGAACTCAAAGGCGTCTCGTATCATTGCCCCTTTGCCGATGCCCCCAAGCCGAGGAATCCCGGGGAGAACCTAAAGCCGTATGCCACCCATCAGAACCTCGTTCTGCACGCCAACGCCTGCTTGGAAAGACTGGACCACGAGTTCAGCACCACCGGCGGGCTGCTCAGCATCTTGCCGACGGACcaggagggcggggagaaCCTCAACCATGCTCGCAATACCCTCCTAGGTCAGTGGCTGGCGTACACGCAGCATCTCGTTGGTCGGATGCACGAGCTCGAAAGGTCCTACAACAATGCTCTTGACGCCCTGGCAGGCGAAGCCCTTATCCCGAGTCAGTACCTTTCTGTTGTTGGCCCTACTGGCGCGAGTGAGGGACGCTCCATTGTCTATCCACAAGACAAGTACGTGCTTGTCAATGCCGGTGACGACATCTTCCAGTACCTCCACTCGATCCTCGACAAGCAGGAGACCCTCCTGCAAGCGCAggacaccatcaacaagtcAAACGGAGCGGTGGGTGAGGTCGCCATAGTGTCGAGCGAGGGTACGGAGTTGTACACCCAGGGCATCGTCTACGTCGACATCCCGTCGCGATTCTACCGTCTGGCCGGGCAGGGCCGGAATACCCTCTTCGTGATTCCCGCGCACGATGTCCACCCCGCCACGGCGCACACGAGACTGCTCGAGTCCCAGCCTACGGTTGTGCAGGCCATCGCGCCGACGGACCCGGCCCGCGTGACGGTGTTGGAGAAGCGGTACACGGAGCGCATTGCCAAGGCGGAGCAGGACGCCATCGACGTCCACCGGCTCGAGGCCGAAAACGaaaagatggagagggagctcAAGACGTTCATCGCCGAGCACAAGAGGCTCGTCAAGGTGCGCGATGAGCTCATGAGCACCGTGGATGCCAAGGACAGggtcaagatcaacaagCTCTTTAAGAACCAGGAGAACATCGAACAGCTCAAGGACCAGCTCAAGAATGCGCGCGACCAGGCGAACaagagcaaggaggaggcccaAAAGGCCAGGGCTGACGTCGCGGCagccaaggccgaggctgagaagTATAAGCAGACTTGCTTTGCGTGGGATGAATATGTCAAGAGCCTCTCGACGCAAAAGCCGGCGGATGATCAAGAAGACACGATCGTGGACATGTCGGCAACGCTGATTGGACAAGACGATAGTCAGCttgagaaagagaaagagggagatggcgggaTTCTGTGA
- a CDS encoding uncharacterized protein (EggNog:ENOG503NU0Q) — translation MAGPRRLGSRTRWTATALVFSTLASAQLPYIPTTILLPPPDKNGHPIGTAYIFTPTKDDSAVELLSLNLSSLTTTVLSTPPITGAFMPTIFANGTLGIFAGDCSSQSDGSLWTWSPDSASSTPPRWHPHPQPSLAPFHLGSTISFSLQLAPAVSPPTLYLYGGMCPFTNLSDPIPYDSQQSSAIYSNSMFRLPLSASSTTSSQEGEYLSSPGPPIPNAGFTLTALQPSLSNRTTASGERALTQQNGWVLLGGHTQQAFINMSTAAVWSLPEETWSFIPIHGDKKVDSRSGHTTVLSEDGTKLVIYGGWVGDTGQRAEPEVVVVDMGLGGLGDWVWADGEGVNGSGEGEGRYGHGAAVLPGDVMVVYGGWGIGGDEMKRKRQDGGGEGLRFLDLKRMEWVDEYVLPNPSSSSAGSGQGGEGSEGSGSGDDGQGEGGDETKKTQIGLGVGLGVGFLVLFSVAGFIFWRRRQQQTRSRNDALRDLSQGINGSLPRGITSDDNDDEMLEREHGLMLPWTAASAREWYIGGGDPYSQGRKSLAYEGLRGGVRKTGGSLYMPPPPPSAKNARGLYQPTNKSTSYEFGPGGGAGRSNLISPIYEADEDDEGDLGQQPRHRNLGCASPEKPRDSSEDDDPFLTPTAATTPIGSLFPPPSISSRSGGSSPERKPPAPAPPPQPQDPEVQNWQNDVDVADAVLAARIGRSKSIAAKTPPRLYLGHQNSVTGTRSPTRGPDTPTLLVEERTGSNLSEASAFSFVPGAERQQLRVATAAGETKPSSSGSGGSSSSAPTFSTARSSFPVLQSEGPGLLHGGRQAETYDDGQGGYEIYNYDGYKDEEDADYVYVPGSPSKSKAPQRRSWLGSIRRVFEKGTPESSATGGSREDLSSPGGQLEAGTGVDGGLVRRQGTLQRRKQNRQSWGGEETQDGEWDVERAVEQRLVQVMFTVPKERLRVVNAEIEQEGEVGEVVREGDREFDAGYYDTWDTDGPPAPTQQDKGKGKLPEIELLRPPEGEEAEERDRKRESVAGSITTTHTMGISPSTSLRQVEIKTEGLHTAEAVRYERLEVNPGVSLSPTTMTPERVMRPKKSRSRVLEMVESIETKSSRSSLRGGEEDEVTPKKG, via the coding sequence ATGGCGGGACCTCGCCGCCTGGGGTCCAGGACAAGATGGACGGCAACAGCACTCGTATTTTCCACGCTGGCTTCAGCGCAGCTTCCATACATTCCAACAACGattcttctcccaccaccagacaAGAATGGGCATCCCATCGGCACAGCTTACATCTTCACGCCCACCAAAGACGATAGCGCCGTCGAGCTCTTGTCACTGAACCTTTCATCTCTCACCACAACAGTGTTATCCAcaccccccatcaccggcgCCTTCATGCCGACTATCTTCGCCAACGGCACCTTGGGTATTTTCGCCGGCGACTGCTCCTCCCAGTCCGATGGCTCCCTCTGGACATGGTCCCCAGactcagcatcatcaacccctccccgatggcacccccacccccaaccctctcttGCGCCCTTCCACCTGGGAAGTACAatctccttttccctccaGCTAGCTCCTGCTGTCTCCCCGCCGACCCTTTACCTGTACGGGGGTATGTGtcccttcaccaacctctccgacCCCATCCCTTACGACAGCCAGCAATCCTCGGCCATCTACTCCAACTCCATGTtccgcctccccctttcagcctcctcaaccacctcctcccaagaaGGGGAatacctctcctcccccggcccccccatcccaaacgcGGGGttcaccctcaccgccctgcagccctccctctccaaccggACCACCGCGTCTGGAGAACGAGCCCTGACCCAGCAAAACGGCTGGGTTTTGCTTGGTGGACACACCCAACAAGCATTTATCAACATGAGCACCGCTGCAGTCTGGTCACTGCCTGAAGAAACATGGAGTTTTATCCCTATTCACGGAGACAAGAAAGTGGACAGTCGGAGCGGGCACACTACTGTTTTGAGTGAGGATGGGACGAAGCTGGTGATTtatggggggtgggtgggggatACGGGGCAGAGAGCTGAgccggaggtggtggtggtcgatatggggttgggggggttgggggattgGGTTTGGgcggatggagagggagtaaATGGAAgtggcgagggggaagggagatACGGGCATGGGGCTGCGGTGCTGCCGGGGGATGTTATGGTTGTTTATGGGGGCTGGGGGATCGGTGGGGATGAgatgaagagaaagagacaggacgggggtggggaggggttgaggtttttggatttgaagaggatggagtGGGTTGATGAGTATGTACTTCCAAACCCGAGTTCGAGTTCGGCGGGCAGTGGgcaggggggtgagggaagCGAGGGGAGCGGATCGGGCGACGACGGccagggagaagggggtgacgagaccaagaagacgcagattggtcttggtgttggaCTGGGTGTTGGGTTTCTGGTCTTGTTTTCGGTGGCTGGGTTCATTTTTTGGCGTCGGCGCCAACAGCAAACTCGTTCTCGAAACGATGCCCTCCGGGATTTATCACAGGGTATCAATGGTTCCCTCCCGAGGGGGATTACGTCGGATGATAATGACGACGAGATGCTTGAGCGGGAACATGGGTTGATGCTCCCTTGGACTGCGGCTTCGGCTAGGGAATGGTACATTGGGGGCGGCGACCCCTATTCTCAAGGGCGAAAGTCACTAGCTTACGAGGGTTTGCGAGGTGGCGTCAGAAAGACCGGGGGCTCTTTGTatatgccaccaccaccaccctcggcgAAGAACGCGAGAGGTTTATACCAGCCCACAAACAAGTCGACATCGTACGAATTTGGgcccggaggaggagcaggccggTCAAATCTCATCTCGCCGATTTACGAagccgacgaggacgacgagggcgACCTCGGCCAGCAACCCCGGCACCGTAACCTTGGCTGTGCGAGCCCAGAAAAGCCACGGGACTCGTCCGAGGATGACGACCCGTTCTTGACGCCgacagcagccaccacccccatcggCAGCCTCTTCCCCCCACCGAGCATCAGCTCCCGAAGCGGCGGCTCCAGCCCCGAGCGCaaaccaccagcaccagcaccacctccgcaACCTCAAGATCCAGAGGTGCAAAACTGGCAAAACGACGTTGATGTCGCCGACGCAGTACTCGCCGCTAGAATCGGGAGAAGCAAGTCCATCGCGGCAAAGACGCCCCCGAGGTTGTATCTGGGCCATCAGAATAGCGTTACTGGCACCCGGTCACCAACCAGAGGACCCGATACGCCTACTCTCTTGGTTGAGGAACGGACAGGAAGTAACCTGTCTGAAGCGAGCGCATTCTCGTTTGTTCCTGGTGCGGAGAGACAGCAATTGAGGGTTGCCACGGCCGCTGGGGAGACCAAGCCATCCAGCAGTGGCAGTGGAggcagctcctcctctgcaCCGACGTTTAGCACCGCGAGGTCTAGTTTTCCTGTTTTGCAGAGCGAAGGCCCGGGGCTGCTGCACGGCGGTCGACAGGCTGAGACGTATGATGACGGGCAGGGCGGGTATGAGATTTACAATTATGACGGGTAcaaagacgaggaggatgccgatTATGTTTACGTGCCCGGGAGTCCTTCGAAATCAAAAGCTCCGCAGCGGAGGTCGTGGTTGGGGAGCATAAGGCGGGTGTTTGAGAAGGGAACGCCGGAGTCGTCGGCGACGGGGGGGAGCAGAGAGGATCTGAGCAGCCCGGGAGGGCAGCTGGAGGCCGGCACGGGGGTAGATGGCGGGTTGGTTCGGAGGCAGGGGACGCTGCAAAGACGAAAGCAGAACCGGCAGAGCTGGGGTGGGGAAGAGACGCAGGACGGGGAGTGGGATGTTGAGCGGGCGGTGGAGCAGAGGTTGGTGCAGGTCATGTTTACTGTCCCaaaggagaggttgagggtggtgaatgcGGAGATTGagcaggaaggggaggtgggggaggtggtgagggagggggataggGAGTTTGACGCCGGGTACTATGATACTTGGGATACGGATGGACCGCCTGCTCCGACACAGCAGGACAAGGGGAAGGGCAAGCTGCCCGAGATTGAGCTGTTACGGCCAccagagggggaggaagccgaggagaGAGACAGGAAGAGGGAGTCAGTCGCGGGCAGCATCACGACCACGCATACGATGGGGATATCACCTTCCACGTCTTTGCGCCAGGTGGAGATCAAGACTGAGGGGTTGCACACTGCCGAGGCGGTTAGGTatgagaggttggaggtgaaCCCTGGGGTGAGCCTGAGTCCTACTACCATGACACCAGAGAGAGTCATGCGACCCAAAaagtcgaggtcgagggtattggagatggtggagagcaTCGAAACGAagagctcgagaagctcgctgagagggggggaagaggacgaggtgaCGCCCAAAAAGGGGTGA
- the PHM7 gene encoding phosphate metabolism protein 7 (EggNog:ENOG503NW23; COG:S) has protein sequence MSNSNNTSSTGETAESSSLSALVSTLAPVAVVSGAYLAVFLILRRSKRRYYAPRTYLGSLRESERSPPLPNGLFNWIGSFWRIPDIYALQHQSLDAYLYIRYLQMALVLCFVGCIITWPVLFPINATGGGGQKELDILSYSNVNPDTNKNRYFAHVFVSWAYFGFVMYLIMRECIFYINLRQAFLLSPFYSERISSRTVLFTCVPDNYLNEAKLRQVFGQNAKNIWITARTDEVDDLVKERDKVAMKLEKAEIKLIKLANKARQKAIKNGANASEADKQAITGDAESGSIAARWLSPKSRPTHRTGPLGLIGKKVDTINWCRAELERLIPEAEAVQAKYRSGAFKNIPGVFIEFTSQQAAEAAAQMLAHHQGLHMSNRVVGIRPSEVIWKSLAVPWWQLVIRRYIVLAFIAALIIFWAIPVAVVGAISNINYLATEYSWLSWLTDIPKVILGVITGLLPSVALAILMSLVPIIMRLCAKLSGEPSISGVELFTQNAYFAFQVIQVFLVTTLSSSAPAVIEQIINAPNETPKILAQGLPKASNFYITYFIVQGLTIATSVLTQVVGFFIFTILYKFLANTPRALYQKWSNLSAISWGSTMPVYTNIVVIAITYSCIAPLMLGWATIAMFLFYFAWRYNVFFVTDTQIDTRGLIYPKALKQLFVGVYLGEICMLGLFIAGTAPGPVILMVIFIIFTVLFHYSLNTALDPLLYNMPMSLLAEEESVRLLDGEAGASHSNGNDKFVDEHDLNGDGIVESAEEQVAHSRAARKAAAAHSKGNFLTRFLKPWIYSDYATLRNLVPRHVSLPQYTPEIIENAYNPPSVTSQAPLLWIPADPAGVSKQEIAHTSKIIPITDEGCTLNEKGKLEWDEEGTRPPVWEEKILY, from the exons AtgagcaacagcaacaataCTTCCAGCACTGGAGAAACGGCGGAAAGCTCCTCGCTTTCGG CATTGGTTTCGACCCTCGCCCCTGTCGCCGTCGTCTCTGGGGCTTATCTCGCCGTCTTTCTGATACTGAGACGTAGCAAGAGACGCTACTACGCACCGCGAACCTACTTGGGGAGCTTGAGAGAGAGCGAAAGAtcgcccccccttcccaatgGGCTGTTCAACTGGATAGGAAGCTTCTGGAGGATCCCCGACATCTACGCCCTCCAGCACCAATCTCTCGATGCCTACCTCTACATTCGGTACCTGCAGATGGCGCTTGTTCTCTGCTTCGTTGGCTGCATCATCACCTGGCCCGTTCTTTTCCCCATCAATGCTAccggtggcggtggtcaGAAGGAGCTCGACATACTCTCCTATTCCAATGTTAACCCGGACACCAACAAGAACCGCTATTTTGCCCACGTCTTCGTGAGCTGGGCTTACTTTGGCTTCGTCATGTATCTGATCATGCGAGAGTGCATCTTCTACATTAACTTGCGCCAGGCCTTCTTGCTCAGCCCCTTTTATTCGGAGCGCATTTCGTCTCGCACCGTCTTGTTCACCTGCGTCCCGGACAATTACCTAAACGAAGCAAAGCTGCGCCAAGTGTTTGGCCAAAATGCCAAGAATATCTGGATCACAGCTCGCACCGACGAGGTGGATGACTTGGTGAAGGAGCGCGACAAGGTTGCCatgaagctggagaaggccgagatcaAGTTGATCAAGCTTGCGAACAAGGCCCGGCAgaaggccatcaagaacgGCGCCAATGCGTCCGAAGCTGACAAGCAAGCGATCACGGGTGATGCTGAGTCTGGAAGCATTGCGGCCCGATGGCTGTCGCCCAAGTCTCGGCCGACACACCGAACCGGTCCTCTTGGTCTGATTGGAAAGAAGGTGGACACGATCAACTGGTGCCGCGCCGAGCTGGAGCGCCTCATCCCGGAGGCGGAAGCTGTCCAAGCCAAGTACCGCAGCGGCGCTTTCAAGAACATTCCGGGTGTCTTCATCGAATTCACGTCGCAGCAGGCCGCCGAAGCTGCCGCTCAGATGCTGgcccatcaccaaggtcTTCACATGTCGAACCGTGTCGTTGGTATTCGCCCGAGCGAGGTGATCTGGAAGTCTTTGGCTGTTCCGTGGTGGCAGCTTGTGATTCGGCGTTACATTGTATTGGCCTTCATCGCTGCTTTGATCATTTTTTGGGCCATccctgttgctgttgtcggtgCTATCAGCAACATCAACTATCTCGCAACGGAGTATTCTTGGCTGTCGTGGCTCACCGATATTCCCAAGGTCATCCTGGGCGTTATCACTGGCCTTCTGCCATCTGTGGCCCTTGCTATCCTCATGTCGTTggtgcccatcatcatgcgCC TTTGTGCGAAATTGTCTGGCGAGCCATCAATTTCCGGCGTTGAGTTGTTCACCCAAAACGCATATTTCGCCTTCCAGGTCATCCAGGTCTTTTTGGTCACCACCTTGTCGTCATCGGCTCCTGCCGTCATTGAACAGATCATCAACGCCCCCAATGAGACACCGAAAATCCTGGCTCAGGGCTTGCCTAAAGCATCCAACTTTTACATCACATATTTCATCGTCCAGGGCTTGACCATTGCCACTAGCGTGCTCACCCAGGTCGTCGGGTTCTTCATCTTCACAATTCTCTACAAGTTCCTGGCGAACACACCCCGCGCCCTCTACCAGAAGTGGTCTAACCTGAGCGCCATTTCATGGGGCAGCACCATGCCGGTCTACACCAACATTGTGGTTATCG CCATTACTTACTCGTGCATTGCTCCTCTTATGTTGGGCTGGGCTACCATCGCAATGTTCCTCTTCTACTTCGCTTGGAGATACAATGTTTTCTTTGTCACTGATACCCAGATCGACACCCGCGGTCTGATCTATCCTAAGGCGCTCAAGCAGCTCTTCGTCGGAGTCTACCTCGGCGAGATTTGCATGCTCGGACTGTTCATCGCAGGAACGGCTCCTGGTCCGGTCATTCTCATGGTGATCTTCATCATTTTCACCGTTCTGTTCCATTACAGCCTCAACACCGCTCTTGACCCTCTCCTCTACAATATGCCCATGTCGCTGCTCGCTGAGGAGGAATCAGTTCGCCTCCTTGATGGCGAAGCTGGCGCAAGCCACAGCAACGGAAATGACAAGTTCGTTGATGAGCATGACCTCAATGGCGACGGTATTGTGGAGAGTGCCGAAGAGCAAGTTGCTCATTCACGGGCGGCGCGAAAGGCGGCGGCTGCTCATAGCAAGGGCAACTTCCTCACTCGGTTCCTGAAGCCCTGGATTTACTCCGATTACGCCACACTGCGCAACCTTGTGCCCCGCCACGTGTCGTTGCCACAGTATACCCCCGAAATCATCGAGAATGCATACAACCCGCCCAGTGTCACCTCCCAGGCCCCTCTGCTCTGGATCCCCGCAGACCCGGCGGGAGTTTCCAAGCAAGAGATTGCCCACACCAGCAAGATCATTCCCATCACTGATGAAGGGTGCACTCTGAACGAGAAGGGCAAGCTGGAGTGGGACGAGGAAGGAACCAGGCCGCCTgtgtgggaggagaagattctTTACTAA
- a CDS encoding uncharacterized protein (CAZy:AA3; EggNog:ENOG503NUFD; COG:E) gives MDLTAFLVAIFFSACLQAVDGLLVPANKFIDLALPSYDYIVVGGGVSGLVVANRLTENKNVTVLVLEAGELDSGPDLVTIPGLVGHGFIPSQNWNITTAPQESLDNRTRDYGQGHVVGGGSILNGLVMTRGARYDYDAWRTLGNPGWSWHGMLRYFKKSENFTACVAPEDSQNLHIRPHMKVHGQKGPLQVGYPRFFYNSSRNFLEGISELGIPLLPDINTGIAAGASVAPATINDRNQSRADSRRAYLDSVLSRPNLHLATQQTVTRVLFGTEAIDEDSERPAKGLKRAFGVEFATSFDSPRKRMACNREVILAAGAIISPALLQVSGIGPASVLDELGVPVQIDLPGVGQNLQDHAMVGAFYNYTRFGMFTANNLTGSILEEVESQYFANRTGPLTHPLISTLAFASLRHLDTNWETLLSNIPSSEPESHLPPGPGQHPTILTGYARQQHLLTSLLARSSVGALEVMADSIGTLTAAVQHPLSRGFVRALSADLLANGSVARNILLDPRYCSHPFDCDIIVRGLKLNNQLVKTKAMQQLVPQPAYPWDDLTSQNDTALLEAVHSKLQTEFHPAGSTSMLPLEFGGVVSPRLMVYGASNLRVIDAGIIPLLPAAHIQAAVYAIAEKAADIIKQDSSTMSGSDPNDSDVTPPSNPFTNGPPGLGPGIAEGPGVAGRVNDDHGRPYQS, from the exons ATGGATTTGACTGCATTTTTAGTCgctatttttttttcagcGTGCCTACAGGCTGTGGATGGGCTTCTCGTCCCAGCCAACAAGTTCATCGATCTCGCGCTCCCTTCCTACGACTACATTGTTGTCGGTGGCGGTGTTTCCGGCCTCGTTGTAGCCAATCGACTCACCGAGAACAAAAATG TGACTGTTCTTGTTCTCGAGGCTGGCGAGTT AGACTCAGGCCCGGACCTCGTCACTATCCCCGGACTTGTCGGCCACGGTTTCATTCCGTCTCAGAACTGgaacatcaccaccgcaCCACAGGAATCCTTAGACAACCGTACTCGGGACTACGGCCAGGGtcatgttgttggaggtggtagCATCCTCAATGGTCTCGTCATGACCCGCGGAGCCAGGTACGATTATGATGCCTGGCGTACGCTGGGGAATCCCGGCTGGAGTTGGCACGGAATGCTTCGTTACTTCAAAAAGAGCGAGAACTTTACTGCCTGTGTGGCTCCAGAAGACAGTCAAAATCTTCATATTCGACCACATATGAAAGTTCACGGCCAGAAAGGTCCCTTGCAAGTAGGCTACCCGAGATTCTTTTATAATTCATCTC GTAACTTCCTCGAGGGCATCTCTGAGCTCGGGATCCCGCTCCTTCCCGACATCAATACCGGTATTGCAGCAGGCGCTTCGGTTGCCCCAGCTACTATCAACGATCGTAACCAGTCACGAGCGGACAGCCGAAGGGCGTATCTGGACAGTGTCCTAAGTCGCCCAAACCTGCATTTGGCGACCCAGCAGACCGTCACTCGCGTCCTCTTCGGGACTGAGGCTATTGATGAAGACTCCGAACGGCCTGCTAAGGGTCTCAAGAGAGCATttggggttgag TTCGCAACATCGTTTGACTCCCCACGGAAGAGAATGGCATGCAATAGGGAGGTGATCCTAGCAGCGGGGGCTATCATTTCACCAGCGTTACTGCAAGTGTCTGGCATAGGTCCAGCTTCCGTTCTGGATGAACTGGGTGTACCTGTTCAGATCGACCTGCCGGGGGTTGGCCAGAACCTCCAAGATCACGCAATGGTCGGCGCGTTTTACAACT ACACTCGTTTTGGAATGTTTACGGCGAACAACCTCACTGGCAGTATTCTTGAGGAAGTTGAGAGCCAATACTTTGCCAACCGAACAGGTCCCCTGACGCACCCACTAATCTCAACTCTCGCGTTTGCCTCTCTCCGACATCTCGATACGAACTGGGAAACCCTCTTATCGAACATACCTAGTTCCGAACCCGAgtctcacctccctcctggACCAGGTCAACACCCAACGATCCTGACAGGCTATGCccgtcaacaacacctccttacctccctcctcgcccgctCAAGTGTGGGTGCGCTCGAGGTGATGGCAGACAGCATCGGTACTTTAACAGCAGCAGTTCAGCATCCTTTGAGCAGAGGTTTTGTCCGGGCATTGTCTGCCGACCTCCTCGCTAACGGCTCCGTGGCCCGAAATATTCTTCTCGACCCGCGCTATTGTTCACACCCATTCGACTGCGACATCATTGTGCGCGGTCTCAAGCTTAATAATCAGTTAGTCAAGACAAAGGCCATGCAGCAGCTCGTCCCTCAGCCCGCGTACCCTTGGGATGATCTTACCAGCCAGAATGATACAGCTCTATTGGAGGCAGTTCACTCCAAGCTGCAAACCGAGTTTCATCCTGCCGGATCAACATCAATGCTACctttggagtttgggggagTCGTGAGCCCGCGGTTGATGGTGTACGGGGCATCGAACTTGAGGGTTATCGATGCTGGTATTATACCTTTGTTACCGGCTGCTCACATCCAGGCAGCTGTGTATGCTATCGCTGAAAAG GCAGCAGATATCATCAAACAAGACAGCAGCACCATGAGCGGCTCGGACCCCAACGATAGTGATGTAACACCGCCATCAAACCCCTTTACGAATGGTCCTCCAGGCCTTGGACCTGGTATCGCGGAGGGTCCCGGAGTTGCAGGGCGCGTCAATGATGACCATGGTCGTCCCTACCAGTCCTGA